GAATTTGTATTGTTTGTAGAAAGTATAAGATCTATTTTGGTTTAATTCTTGAAATTGATTGGGAGAAACCTGATTGTTTCATTGAGTTTACTTTATTATTCTTTATCTTGTTCATGTTAGATTTTGTATTGTCGGAATGTTTGTTGAAATCTGAACATGGTTTGGATTTGTTTCTATGTTTTGTTGGGAACTTTGATTATTGAATTTGTATTGTTTGTTGAAAGTATAAGATCTATTTTGGTTTAATTCTTGAAATTGATTGGGAGAAACCTGATTGTTTCATTGAGTTTACTTTATTATTCTTTATCTTGTTCATGTTAGATTTTGTATTGTTGGAATGTTTGTTGAAATCTGAACATGGTTTGGGTTTGTTTCTATGTTTTGTTGGGAACTTCtgatgagagtagaagtggTTTTTGTGAGTTTTTGTTTGCTGAAATCAGAACCTATGAACCAAATCCATATTTTGGTTGGGTTATTCATATTCTGTAGTTTGGGGTTTTGGTTCTTGGTTTCAATTCAGTTAAGAACCAAACTGACTGAATGCACACCTAGCTTGCCTATGTTAACCTTTTGATGCAGCCTGCAGGTCTATCTCATTTCTATGCCATGCTGccatttgaaagaaaaaaaaaaaaacacacatacacacaCATGCACACAATATGGATGCGTCTTGAAAACCTGATATACAAATTTGTCGAATCTCAGTTTAGTCTCTGAAAAGAAATACTGATCATAATATATTATCATGTTAACAAAGGCTACAAATTGATCAACCTAATCCTCATTAGTAAATTAGCTGTGGCACTTTATCTTGTCTAGAACTATAGCACAAAATTCTCCAGAGAGAAACACCTTCAGACTAACATTACATGCCCAAAAGGGCATTCCCACATTTTAATAGACACGCACTATATAATTTTCTACCATAACATATCAATTTAACCAGAACAGGAAATAGTAGAAGCATATTCTGCTTATTGTTTGTTACTGAATAGACAAACCAATCAAGATAACATAAATCTAGGACTCTTTATCAAACGTCCTTTAGTCATTGCATATGCCTTCAACTAAGGATTCTACAGCTCTCATGCATATGCCATTTCGTAACGAATTATGCGGTTAAGGAGCACCACTTTGTGCAAAACATGCAGTGTCTAAAACTTGTGTATTTCAAACAACAAACTGATAATCAGGGCATCATTGCTACCAGCAATACTACATGCCTGAGCTCACAGTAAAGAAGAAGTACAAGATAAAACTCCACAATAACAAACAAAACAGAAGACTGATTGAGACACATAATGAATAATAGTACGATAAACACACAATGGACCAGAGAAAAAGCTCATCTTTTTGATAGTTTTTATTTATGAATATGAGACACTCAGCAAGCCAAAGGTTCAGAAAGCTAATAAAAACAGATGCTCTAAAACCAAGAACCTCAGTGCTTCATCCAAATATCACATTAGACAGAACTGACTGAATAACAAGTGAAAAACTAAGGAACATCATCAACAATATATATGGATCAAAACAAAATGAGTATATGTTGATGTAGTGCATATCCAAGTGAAAACTAGAAACCTAAAAACATATGCTGCCTTGGCTCACCACAGAATCCCAGAGAACCACTTGCACCATTCAAGAGACTGCAGGAAACTTCCTCAAACTCCTCACTGGTGCTTAGTGAAATATGATCACATGAATTGACTTCTTTAACTCATTCAATTGGTTTTGTACTGCAAAACTAATAAAATCCCCTCCGTCCATACTTGTTCCAGTTGACTTTgccattaaaaaaaagaaatgaaaaacattGAAATTCGAGATGGCAAATTAACCAATCATAACACACCNNNNNNNNNNNNNNNNNNNNNNNNNNNNNNNNNNNNNNNNNNNNNNNNNNNNNNNNNNNNNNNNNNNNNNNNNNNNNNNNNNNNNNNNNNNNNNNNNNNNNNNNNNNNNNNNNNNNNNNNNNNNNNNNNNNNNNNNNNNNNNNNNNNNNNNNNNNNNNNNNNNNNNNNNNNNNNNNNNNNNNNNNNNNNNNNNNNNNNNNNNNNNNNNNNNNNNNNNNNNNNNNNNNNNNNNNNNNNNNNNNNNNNNNNNNNNNNNNNNNNNNNNNNNNNNNNNNNNNNNNNNNNNNNNNNNNNNNNNNNNNNNNNNNNNNNNNNNNNNNNNNNNNNNNNNNNNNNNNNNNNNNNNNNNNNNNNNNNNNNNNNNNNNNNNNNNNNNNNNNNNNNNNNNNNNNNNNNNNNNNNNNNNNNNNNNNNNNNNNNNNNNNNNNNNNNNNNNNNNNNNNNNNNNNNNNNNNNNNNNNNNNNNNNNNNNNNNNNNNNNNNNNNNNNNNNNNNNNNNNNNNNNNNNNNNNNNNNNNNNNNNNNNNNNNNNNNNNNNNNNNNNNNNNNNNNNNNNNNNNNNNNNNNNNNNNNNNNNNNNNNNNNNNNNNNNNNNNNNNNNNNNNNNNNNNNNNNNNNNNNNNNNNNNNNNNNNNNNNNNNNNNNNNNNNNNNNNNNNNNNNNNNNNNNNNNNNNNNNNNNNNNNNNNNNNNNNNNNNNNNNNNNNNNNNNNNNNNNNNNNNNNNNNNNNNNNNNNNNNNNNNNNNNNNNNNNNNNNNNNNNNNNNNNNNNNNNNNNNNNNNNNNNNNNNNNNNNNNNNNNNNNNNNNNNNNNNNNNNNNNNNNNNNNNNNNNNNNNNNNNNNNNNNNNNNNNNNNNNNNNNNNNNNNNNNNNNNNNNNNNNNNNNNNNNNNNNNNNNNNNNNNNNNNNNNNNNNNNNNNNNNNNNNNNNNNNNNNNNNNNNNNNNNNNNNNNNNNNNNNNNNNNNNNNNNNNNNNNNNNNNNNNNNNNNNNNNNNNNNNNNNNNNNNNNNNNNNNNNNNNNNNNNNNNNNNNNNNNNNNNNNNNNNNNNNNNNNNNNNNNNNNNNNNNNNNNNNNNNNNNNNNNNNNNNNNNNNNNNNNNNNNNNNNNNNNNNNNNNNNNNNNNNNNNNNNNNNNNNNNNNNNNNNNNNNNNNNNNNNNNNNNNNNNNNNNNNNNNNNNNNNNNNNNNNNNNNNNNNNNNNNNNNNNNNNNNNNNNNNNNNNNNNNNNNNNNNNNNNNNNNNNNNNNNNNNNNNNNNNNNNNNNNNNNNNNNNNNNNNNNNNNNNNNNNNNNNNNNNNNNNNNNNNNNNNNNNNNNNNNNNNNNNNNNNNNNNNNNNNNNNNNNNNNNNNNNNNNNNNNNNNNNNNNNNNNNNNNNNNNNNNNNNNNNNNNNNNNNNNNNNNNNNNNNNNNNNNNNNNNNNNNNNNNNNNNNNNNNNNNNNNNNNNNNNNNNNNNNNNNNNNNNNNNNNNNNNNNNNNNNNNNNNNNNNNNNNNNNNNNNNNNNNNNNNNNNNNNNNNNNNNNNNNNNNNNNNNNNNNNNNNNNNNNNNNNNNNNNNNNNNNNNNNNNNNNNNNNNNNNNNNNNNNNNNNNNNNNNNNNNNNNNNNNNNNNNNNNNNNNNNNNNNNNNNNNNNNNNNNNNNNNNNNNNNNNNNNNNNNNNNNNNNNNNNNNNNNNNNNNNNNNNNNNNNNNNNNNNNNNNNNNNNNNNNNNNNNNNNNNNNNNNNNNNNNNNNNNNNNNNNNNNNNNNNNNNNNNNNNNNNNNNNNNNNNNNNNNNNNNNNNNNNNNNNNNNNNNNNNNNNNNNNNNNNNNNNNNNNNNNNNNNNNNNNNNNNNNNNNNNNNNNNNNNNNNNNNNNNNNNNNNNNNNNNNNNNNNNNNNNNNNNNNNNNNNNNNNNNNNNNNNNNNNNNNNNNNNNNNNNNNNNNNNNNNNNNNNNNNNNNNNNNNNNNNNNNNNNNNNNNNNNNNNNNNNNNNNNNNNNNNNNNNNNNNNNNNNNNNNNNNNNNNNNNNNNNNNNNNNNNNNNNNNNNNNNNNNNNNNNNNNNNNNNNNNNNNNNNNNNNNNNNNNNNNNNNNNNNNNNNNNNNNNNNNNNNNNNNNNGAAAGGGACTAAGGCGTGCTGAGTGGGAGAAATTTGAATTCCTTTTTCACTGTTTTTGGGAGGAATGAAGTAGTTGATCAAATGGGCTGGGTTCCGGCACATGATGGTACAGCAGAGGCACGAGGTTCTCTTAGACCTTGTTTGGATGATGATTTCCCACGATTGCGTTAATGTATAGTTTTCCATGGTGTTAAAGAGTGTATGAGTTTGCATGGTTTTATAACCATGTAATTTAACCAAAAAAAACAATACAATACGCAACACAATCTTTCCAAACATAGTTATCTATGGAACAATATAATATATAACCATGGAAAACCACCAGCCAAACAAGGCCTTATGTAATAAGAGTGTTTTTATTGGTAAATGATTATTTTAACCCCAGTTTTATTGAATAGTTAAATAAGCCCTTCAAATATTTCAGAATCCAAATAAGCTTCAACTCACTGGAAGGGGAAGACAGGAGGCAGGTCGCTGTCAAAAACATGGCAGGCACTAGGCTTTAGAAATTTTGTGAAGCAAATCCTTAGGAGTTGTTCTTTGCATGTTATGGTCACTGTTTTGGTCGGACAAAAAATAGTATTTACGGTACGAGTATAAGTCaccacctttttttttttttataactttttcttttgtctactatttatttttatctcgcAGACTATATGCACGGACAATTCAGAATATCTCTTCGTAGCATCTATTTAGTTTCTCTCGGAATACAATTTATAATACATCTCCTTAACTCTTGTCACATCATCGGAGGTATTAAGCAGCCATTTAATTTCTCTCGGAACACGGGCACGACTCAAGAGTACCTCTCTTTATCTTTTGTCATATCATCGGACTATATTTTCCTTAGGTAGATCTGTGCGTGTGTATAATTCAACCTACTTCACGCCTTCGAACTGGATTGCACGATGTTGAGCTAGTGTACTTACTGCGGCTTGATGAGTTTTGGgactgtatttttttttagagtTCGGTCTCATTCAAGCGTGTAAGAAATCTGGTGGTTATCCGTATAGTTAGaagtattataattttttatttatttataaagtataaaaaatatctttaattattaattattaactaaTACCAAATTTTTTAACTGCATTATTCATTGCTgttaattttaacttatttgttcTGAGCTTATTTGGATCTGGAAATActtaaaagaattatttaacTATTGAATACAACTTTAAGGTAAAAATAGACATTTTAGTTTTTAGAgtttgagattttttaaaataaaatgtttgcaagttaagaatattttttttcttttagaattctaaatatctttaaaaaatttccCTTCtccataaacaataaaaataaaataaaaaatttagaaacaaTAAACAAATTTTATTTCATGGAATCTTACAATAAAAACTTActttattttactttctttCTTGACATAATGTTAGACTAATTCAATTTAAACTGCGTAACCTATCTATATATATTCCAGAAAATTATGGCAAAAGGGtcctttaaaactataaaaatgaaTCAATAGCTGTTTAACCTTGACCAATTAAAATGAGCCATTCAAATTAGAAGGCCCTAGCTTTAACTTAGTTATCATCAATCTTACACTATTCTTACATTTCAACTTTCTTTCTTGTGATaatattgaatatatatatgttGGTCAAATTTGTTTAGATCGTGAAATaacaaaatttagttattttgatAAAAGTATTTTCGGTAATTATgaattctaaaaattttgatCATCAACTAAAAATCaatgaaattatttataaaaattttaatcaaattgttAGTTTTACTCACAAAACAATGATGATAAATGGGTTTACTCGCATTACCATCCCATATTCTAAGTGATGATGGAAGCCTCTGTTTGTGCACGGCGGATATGATGATGCACTTGGTGCATATGCATTGCATTCATAATTCCATCAATCAACCAAATGGACAGGTGTCATGTTACTTGTCAATACTCTTGAGAACTATTTCAGTTCAACCCAACCATGCCTCATTCCAAAACCATATTCATGCATCTTGCTCGCTTCCTGGTTGTGCAAAGTTACAAAATAGATTCACTTTATGTTTGTCTTGTTTCTTATCTAATTGAGCTCCGAATACTGGACATTTTTTGTTTGCTGGTTTTGAGCATGCCTCCACTAATTTACTTATttgagagagttttgaagaTGCACCCAACAATCAATTACATATGAACTCGGAAGAGCATCCTGATTATCCGACATGCAAAATGATTGATTTGAATCTACCAAACACTTTGATTTGAACTCTTAATGTATACAATACTAGCTACAATGTGGATAATGGCATTGTTAGAACAGGAGCTCCACAGCTTAAAGCGTTTTCCCAGGCAAATGATCCATATTATACATTTAAAAGCAAAGCACAAAGCCAAGGATCCAGATGATTAAATACTCGAGGGATAAATAGTTGCTATAAAATTTCTGTAGAGAATGTCCAAGATCGAATTTCTTCACAACTGATCCATATTACAGTGATTTCCTTGATATCACATTCATTATATTCCGCTCCCAGGATTGAAACAGGATTACAACTGCAAATCATCAgaaacaaaatatatataaaaagaaaaaacccGTATACGAAAGAAAGTTCTCCGTTGAAGAACTTTTACCAGCACCTTGCCATATTGAAGACAAGTTGAGTTCTCTACTGTTGTGCTccctaaacaaaaataaaactacAAATACATACACATACGGTCTTGCTTCAGGGTTCCAGCTTCAAGGAAACAACTCTCGACTGTCTGTTGCGTTTTGCCACCTTAACAAAGACTATAGAGAGGCAGGACGGAGCCCACCATGGCCTGCGCACTTTTTGCTCTCCTTTTAGGCAAGCCACTGGAATGATATCAATAAAAGCAACTTAATTAAGATCACATTCCAGAACGAACAGGATAAAAACGATATCTGTGAATGATATCAATAAAAGCAACTTAATTAAGATCACATTCCAGAACGAACAGGATAAAAACGATATCTGTCTAACAGGCACATTTCCTAAGCTACATCCACAACCGAGTTCCATGTCTTAAATATTTGGACATATGGGAGACATTACCTTATTTTCAAAAGGACATGCTTTACTTTGTCTAAGAGAagcataagaaaaaaaaatcatctcacatttaaataaaaatgcactatgaaaaaaaaaacaaaaaaaaggagGCCATTGTTATGAAAGTTTTTAGCCAGTTCCCTGACAATGTCAACAAACTCAGGGTTAACATTTTAATGACACAGCAAGCATATgccaattttttaaaacaggTAGTCAGGTGCATGAAATATATAGATATGGAGAGTGAACGAGTGAAAACCTTTTATCCGTCTGAGCTCCTTACACAGTGTAATGAAGTCTCCCCATTTCATGTGACATCGCCTTATAAA
This genomic interval from Manihot esculenta cultivar AM560-2 chromosome 12, M.esculenta_v8, whole genome shotgun sequence contains the following:
- the LOC110628747 gene encoding uncharacterized protein LOC110628747, whose product is MSKERPPEPLDFFIWTVEDVGLWLEEINLGSYRQIFKENGVNGEYLEGMSMFTTEQILRFIRRCHMKWGDFITLCKELRRIKVACLKGEQKVRRPWWAPSCLSIVFVKVAKRNRQSRVVSLKLEP